In Synergistaceae bacterium, a single genomic region encodes these proteins:
- the fapR gene encoding transcription factor FapR, protein MLNYKHERKSRQEKLAKLIEANPMATDSELAESLNVSVSTVRLDRALMGVPELRERIKSMAESAINKLQSLNPGEVIGELLELEPNKWALSVLKTAQEMAVKFTDIISDNYIYSQASSIALAVIQTAGVIIDSMRGEYKGHAKVGDILVARAKVGVNHEGKKIVSVRTKVGDKEIFVGRFIIEIKQ, encoded by the coding sequence GTGCTAAATTATAAACACGAACGCAAATCAAGACAGGAAAAGCTCGCGAAATTAATCGAAGCTAACCCAATGGCAACAGACAGCGAACTCGCAGAGAGTCTAAATGTCAGCGTAAGTACTGTCCGGCTTGACCGTGCATTAATGGGAGTGCCTGAACTTCGTGAACGCATTAAATCAATGGCAGAATCAGCAATAAATAAATTGCAGTCCCTCAACCCCGGCGAAGTCATCGGCGAACTCTTAGAGCTTGAACCTAACAAATGGGCTTTATCCGTCCTCAAGACAGCACAGGAAATGGCCGTAAAATTCACGGATATTATCAGCGACAATTATATTTATTCGCAAGCAAGCTCGATAGCTCTTGCAGTTATTCAGACAGCAGGCGTTATAATCGACTCAATGAGAGGCGAGTACAAGGGACATGCAAAAGTCGGAGATATTCTCGTCGCACGCGCAAAAGTCGGAGTCAATCACGAGGGCAAAAAAATTGTCAGCGTACGCACAAAAGTCGGCGATAAAGAAATTTTTGTAGGCCGATTCATCATAGAGATTAAGCAATAA
- the plsX gene encoding phosphate acyltransferase PlsX translates to MTIAVDAMGGDNAPAEICAGAVKACKEFQDIEIILTGDTEKIKSCLESHPRIHIQQASEIIDPDEHPANAIRKKKDSSMRVAMEMVKSGDAQGCVSAGSTGAIVSGGVLVVGRLPGIDRPALGVPIPSLEKISFTLDVGATVRCKPENLLQFALMGNIYSHKILGVANPDIRLLSNGTEEIKGDDTVLGARELISQKENLNFQGYIEGNNLINGIADVIVCDGFTGNIALKLGEGIMQTLKSLLVEEVNKSFIAKTGMLMLAPVVKKLWAKFNYEKYGGSPLLGVKGAVIKAHGRSKSPAVLSAIKAARDFINENAAELISNEINISEVK, encoded by the coding sequence ATTACAATCGCAGTTGACGCAATGGGAGGAGACAACGCACCCGCAGAAATTTGCGCAGGAGCCGTGAAAGCCTGCAAAGAGTTTCAGGACATCGAGATAATTTTAACGGGCGATACAGAAAAAATTAAATCCTGCTTAGAATCTCATCCAAGAATACACATTCAGCAGGCTAGCGAAATTATTGACCCCGATGAACACCCCGCAAACGCAATCAGGAAAAAGAAAGATTCAAGCATGAGAGTCGCTATGGAAATGGTAAAGTCCGGTGATGCACAAGGTTGCGTCAGTGCAGGAAGTACGGGCGCAATAGTTTCCGGCGGAGTTCTCGTTGTCGGACGTTTGCCCGGCATTGACAGACCCGCTTTAGGTGTTCCGATTCCATCACTCGAAAAAATTTCTTTCACTCTTGATGTAGGAGCTACTGTCAGATGTAAACCTGAAAATTTGCTGCAATTTGCTTTAATGGGAAATATTTACTCACATAAAATTTTAGGCGTGGCAAATCCTGACATAAGATTATTATCAAACGGTACTGAAGAAATTAAGGGCGATGATACAGTTTTGGGCGCGCGTGAATTAATCAGTCAGAAAGAAAATTTAAACTTTCAAGGATACATCGAGGGCAATAATTTAATAAACGGCATTGCAGACGTAATTGTTTGCGACGGTTTCACGGGAAATATAGCACTCAAGCTCGGCGAAGGAATCATGCAGACTCTAAAATCTTTGCTCGTCGAAGAAGTAAATAAATCTTTTATCGCTAAAACAGGAATGTTAATGCTTGCTCCCGTTGTTAAAAAATTATGGGCAAAATTTAATTACGAGAAATACGGCGGTTCACCGTTGTTAGGCGTAAAAGGCGCAGTAATAAAGGCTCATGGGCGGTCAAAGTCTCCGGCTGTATTAAGCGCAATTAAGGCCGCAAGAGATTTCATAAACGAGAACGCCGCAGAGTTAATAAGCAATGAAATAAATATTTCGGAGGTGAAATAA
- a CDS encoding DUF561 domain-containing protein: MRENNRVCKILGTKYPIIQGGMAWVANADLAAAVSNGGGLGIIAAANTPPEILEKEIIRAKSLIHDNKPFGLNIMLMSPTADDALEIAAKQRVPVVTTGAGSPGKVLERLKPLGTIVIPVIASVAQAKRVERQGADAVVAEGMEAGGHIGELTTMVLTPQISQAVKIPVICAGGVADGRGVVAAFALGAEGVQVGTRFICCEECTVHANYKQAVIDARDRSTAVTGQSLGHPVRCLRNKLTAEFERLESENAPASEIEALGTGKLRAAVVDGDINWGSLMAGQSAAMVNNILPAKVIIENMFSDAEKILSNLGEVKQ, translated from the coding sequence CTGAGAGAAAATAATCGTGTCTGCAAAATTTTAGGCACGAAATATCCGATTATACAGGGCGGAATGGCATGGGTAGCAAATGCAGATCTCGCCGCCGCAGTAAGTAACGGGGGAGGACTCGGAATAATTGCCGCTGCTAACACTCCGCCGGAAATCTTAGAGAAAGAAATTATCAGAGCAAAAAGTTTAATTCACGATAATAAGCCGTTCGGTTTAAATATTATGTTGATGTCCCCGACTGCTGATGACGCGCTCGAAATTGCAGCAAAGCAAAGAGTCCCCGTCGTTACAACAGGTGCAGGCAGCCCCGGAAAAGTTTTAGAGAGATTAAAGCCGCTTGGAACGATTGTAATTCCCGTTATTGCTTCAGTAGCTCAGGCAAAAAGAGTCGAACGTCAAGGAGCAGACGCAGTTGTCGCTGAAGGAATGGAGGCAGGCGGTCATATAGGAGAACTCACAACAATGGTATTAACTCCGCAAATTTCGCAGGCTGTAAAGATTCCTGTTATTTGTGCAGGAGGAGTCGCGGATGGCCGTGGGGTTGTTGCTGCTTTTGCGTTAGGTGCTGAAGGTGTGCAGGTCGGGACTCGTTTTATTTGTTGTGAAGAATGCACGGTACACGCGAATTATAAGCAGGCAGTTATTGACGCTAGAGACAGAAGCACAGCTGTAACGGGTCAAAGTTTAGGGCACCCTGTAAGATGTTTACGAAATAAATTAACGGCAGAATTTGAGAGACTCGAGTCAGAGAATGCCCCCGCGTCAGAAATTGAAGCACTCGGCACAGGCAAATTGCGTGCAGCAGTTGTTGACGGCGATATAAACTGGGGTTCGTTAATGGCCGGTCAAAGTGCTGCAATGGTAAATAATATTTTGCCCGCAAAAGTAATAATAGAAAATATGTTCTCTGACGCAGAAAAAATTTTGTCGAATCTAGGCGAGGTGAAGCAATGA
- the fabD gene encoding ACP S-malonyltransferase, producing MKYSLCFPGQGAQVVGMGRELYDSFNSAREIFDEADDSLSCHLTRLIFEGPENELTLTRNAQPAIMTVSLAALSALNKELGANLSPVCAAGHSLGEYTALTAAGVLKFSDSVRLVRDRGAFMQEAVPEGVGSMAALLGAKPDDVKNLCESIAPNGEISPANFNSPGQIVISGMTEYIDKAIEQAKNFGAKRAVKLSVSAPFHSKFMKPAAEKLKLEFEKISWSDAKFDIISNVNAQSVKNPDIIRELLYKQTFSPVLWEESVLYMADKLSVDLFIELGPGEVLAGLIKKCIKGANILSGGTPEKLEKIRAALEEVK from the coding sequence ATGAAATATTCTTTATGTTTTCCCGGTCAAGGTGCGCAGGTTGTCGGAATGGGACGTGAATTATATGACTCGTTCAATTCAGCACGTGAAATTTTTGATGAAGCTGATGACTCGTTGTCATGCCATTTGACGCGTTTAATATTTGAGGGCCCGGAAAATGAATTAACCCTCACACGCAACGCCCAGCCCGCAATAATGACTGTGAGTCTTGCTGCCTTGAGTGCGTTAAATAAAGAGTTAGGCGCAAATTTGAGTCCTGTTTGTGCTGCCGGTCATAGTTTAGGCGAGTATACAGCGTTGACAGCAGCGGGAGTCTTGAAATTTTCTGATTCAGTGAGACTCGTGCGTGATAGAGGCGCATTTATGCAGGAAGCTGTACCTGAAGGAGTCGGCTCAATGGCTGCATTACTCGGCGCAAAACCTGATGACGTAAAAAATTTATGTGAGTCAATCGCTCCCAACGGCGAAATCTCACCCGCAAATTTTAATTCCCCCGGACAAATCGTAATTTCCGGAATGACTGAATATATAGATAAAGCAATTGAGCAGGCAAAAAATTTCGGTGCAAAACGTGCCGTAAAATTGAGTGTAAGTGCACCTTTTCACAGTAAATTTATGAAACCTGCCGCAGAAAAATTGAAACTCGAATTTGAAAAAATTTCGTGGTCTGACGCAAAATTTGATATTATCTCGAATGTAAATGCGCAGTCTGTGAAGAATCCTGATATAATCAGAGAGCTTTTATATAAGCAGACGTTCAGCCCGGTTTTATGGGAAGAAAGCGTTTTATATATGGCTGATAAATTATCGGTTGATTTATTTATTGAGCTTGGCCCGGGAGAAGTCCTCGCAGGATTAATAAAGAAGTGCATTAAAGGCGCGAACATTTTATCAGGCGGGACTCCGGAAAAACTAGAGAAAATCAGAGCAGCATTAGAAGAGGTGAAATAA